Proteins encoded within one genomic window of Actinoplanes octamycinicus:
- a CDS encoding GlxA family transcriptional regulator, with translation MRKNRAMHVIAVLVLDGVVPFDLGVPAQVFGASRDPDRNRLYELLFCGEGPVRTEAGFTVTPDHDLAAVARADTVLVPGIHTGGPVTDGTLPEPVREVLLAAAARGARIVSICTGASVLAAAGLLDGRPAATHWAWAKRIGGLYPRVDWDFDVLFVDDGDVLTSAGVGAGVDLCLHLVRSDHGAEVANRAARRCVVPPWRDGGQAQYIERPVPAAAGTGTEPTRAWVLDRLSEPVTLEEMAGHARMSVRTFTRRFRDETGSSPRQWLLRQRVEHARLLLESTDLGVDVVARRAGLGSATALRQHLHATIGVAPSAYRRTFRH, from the coding sequence ATGCGCAAGAATCGAGCCATGCATGTCATCGCGGTCCTCGTCCTCGACGGTGTCGTCCCGTTCGATCTGGGCGTCCCCGCCCAGGTGTTCGGCGCCTCCCGCGACCCCGACCGGAACCGGCTCTACGAGCTGCTGTTCTGCGGCGAGGGCCCGGTGCGCACCGAGGCCGGCTTCACGGTGACGCCGGACCACGACCTCGCCGCGGTGGCCCGGGCGGACACCGTGCTGGTGCCCGGCATCCACACCGGCGGCCCGGTCACCGACGGCACGCTGCCCGAGCCGGTCCGCGAGGTGCTGCTCGCCGCGGCCGCGCGCGGCGCCCGGATCGTGTCGATCTGCACCGGCGCCTCGGTGCTCGCCGCGGCCGGCCTGCTCGACGGCCGCCCGGCCGCCACCCACTGGGCCTGGGCGAAGCGGATCGGTGGGCTCTATCCCCGGGTCGACTGGGATTTCGACGTGCTCTTCGTCGACGACGGCGACGTGCTCACCTCGGCCGGGGTCGGCGCCGGGGTGGACCTCTGCCTGCACCTGGTCCGCTCCGATCACGGCGCCGAGGTGGCCAACCGGGCGGCCCGCCGGTGCGTGGTGCCGCCGTGGCGGGACGGCGGTCAGGCGCAGTACATCGAGCGCCCGGTCCCGGCCGCCGCCGGGACCGGCACCGAGCCGACCCGGGCCTGGGTCCTGGACCGGCTGAGCGAGCCGGTCACCCTGGAGGAGATGGCCGGGCACGCCCGGATGAGCGTGCGCACCTTCACCCGCCGGTTCCGCGACGAGACCGGGTCGAGCCCGCGCCAGTGGCTGCTGCGGCAGCGGGTGGAGCACGCCCGGCTGCTGCTCGAGTCGACCGACCTGGGCGTGGACGTGGTGGCCCGGCGGGCCGGGCTGGGCAGCGCCACCGCGCTGCGGCAGCACCTGCACGCCACCATCGGGGTGGCGCCGTCGGCGTATCGCCGGACCTTTCGCCACTAA
- the fxsT gene encoding FxSxx-COOH system tetratricopeptide repeat protein, which yields MPIRGGLPPRNPRFVGREDLLSRVRVLLGNGPVVLLPSPDHQLGGTGRTQLAVEYAYRHADAYDLVWWIPAEQNAGMRAALAGLAQRLGLPEARDLNRTLGAVRDALSRGEPYRHWLVVFEGANRPEDIMPYLPSGAGHVLVTSRNPRWTAEVAQVLPVPVFDRTDAVDLLRARAPELSAADADRLAARLGDVPIALDLAAAVRSATGWPVPEYLDRYDRRAAELAFPTPLRVTWGLAAEALGAAAPADRVLLELCTFLASAPISWQLLWAARTLPLDPEMARTVRVERRLRAAMRRIARYGLAGLDPSGERLTVHPLIRGMFGQELSSERHAELLRTVRGMLSAADPGDPDNPAGWYRYAELAPHLIHSDLLGGEAEEVRQLVINCIRFHFARGDYDSSRELAGAAVARWRDALGESAEQTLLASFHLANALRAVGRTTDARTLNLQTLRTQREVFGADDEATLATANSVGGDLRMQGHFGQARQLDADNLVRYRRLFGESFPTALRCANNLGIDLRLIGDFRGARSLDEQTLRHRQAIFVDGHPETLASRAALAYDLFGLGDYAGVATVLGGHAEQVAEDHPFALWAGRLTAMAAHRRGRPEARELATANFAACRQRFGDLNVDTLATAVSLANCVRAAGDLTGAHELLERAVIRFHAVLGDEHPFTLAASAGLAGVVRAAGRHAEARTIDEEVLGGLRRSVGADHPFTLSCANGLAADLFAAGEAQPGRELAADTLRRSRVVRGADHPDTVACAWNLALADQDEAAQQQALAALTKAYGDGHPIFQVTAAGKRLETDIDLPPL from the coding sequence GTGCCGATCCGTGGCGGTCTGCCGCCGCGCAACCCCCGTTTCGTGGGCCGTGAAGACTTACTGTCCCGCGTGCGGGTCCTGCTCGGCAACGGTCCGGTGGTGTTGCTGCCGAGTCCGGACCATCAACTCGGCGGAACTGGACGTACCCAGTTGGCGGTGGAATATGCCTATCGGCACGCCGACGCCTACGACCTGGTCTGGTGGATCCCGGCGGAGCAGAACGCCGGGATGCGCGCCGCCCTGGCCGGCCTGGCGCAGCGGCTCGGCCTGCCGGAGGCGCGCGATCTGAACCGCACACTCGGCGCGGTCCGCGACGCGCTGAGCCGGGGCGAGCCCTATCGGCACTGGCTGGTCGTCTTCGAGGGGGCGAACCGGCCTGAGGACATCATGCCGTACCTGCCGTCCGGCGCCGGGCACGTGCTGGTGACCAGCCGCAATCCGCGCTGGACCGCCGAGGTGGCGCAGGTGCTGCCGGTGCCGGTGTTCGACCGGACGGACGCCGTCGACCTGCTCCGGGCCCGCGCTCCGGAGCTGTCCGCGGCCGACGCCGACCGGCTGGCCGCCCGCCTCGGTGACGTGCCGATCGCGCTCGACCTGGCCGCCGCGGTCCGGTCCGCGACCGGCTGGCCGGTGCCGGAGTACCTGGACCGCTACGACCGCCGGGCCGCCGAGCTGGCCTTTCCCACCCCGCTGCGGGTCACCTGGGGTCTGGCCGCCGAGGCGCTCGGCGCCGCCGCCCCGGCCGACCGGGTGCTGCTCGAGCTGTGCACCTTCCTGGCCAGCGCGCCGATCTCCTGGCAGCTGCTCTGGGCGGCGCGCACCCTGCCGCTGGACCCGGAGATGGCCCGCACGGTGCGGGTGGAGCGCCGGCTGCGGGCCGCGATGCGCCGGATCGCGCGGTACGGCCTGGCCGGCCTGGACCCGTCCGGCGAGCGACTCACCGTGCATCCGCTGATCCGTGGCATGTTCGGCCAGGAGCTGAGCTCGGAGCGGCACGCCGAGCTGCTGCGCACGGTGCGCGGCATGCTGTCCGCGGCCGACCCGGGCGATCCGGACAACCCGGCCGGCTGGTACCGGTACGCCGAGCTGGCCCCGCACCTGATCCACTCCGACCTGCTCGGTGGCGAGGCCGAGGAGGTCCGCCAGCTGGTGATCAACTGCATCCGGTTCCACTTCGCCCGGGGTGACTACGACTCCAGCCGGGAGCTGGCCGGCGCCGCGGTGGCCCGCTGGCGCGACGCCCTGGGCGAGTCCGCCGAGCAGACCCTGCTCGCCTCGTTCCACCTGGCCAACGCGCTGCGGGCGGTGGGCCGGACCACCGACGCCCGGACCCTGAACCTGCAGACGCTGCGCACCCAGCGGGAGGTGTTCGGCGCCGACGACGAGGCCACCCTGGCCACCGCGAACAGCGTCGGCGGCGATCTGCGCATGCAGGGGCACTTCGGGCAGGCCCGGCAGCTGGACGCGGACAACCTGGTGCGCTACCGCCGGCTGTTCGGGGAGAGCTTCCCGACCGCGCTGCGCTGCGCCAACAACCTCGGCATCGACCTGCGGCTGATCGGCGACTTCCGGGGTGCCCGGTCGCTGGACGAGCAGACCCTGCGGCACCGGCAGGCAATCTTTGTGGACGGCCACCCGGAGACCCTGGCGTCCCGGGCCGCGCTGGCCTACGACCTGTTCGGCCTGGGCGACTACGCCGGGGTGGCGACCGTGCTGGGCGGGCACGCCGAGCAGGTGGCCGAGGATCACCCGTTCGCGCTCTGGGCCGGCCGGCTGACCGCGATGGCCGCGCACCGGCGGGGCCGGCCGGAGGCCCGGGAACTGGCCACCGCCAACTTCGCCGCGTGCCGGCAGCGGTTCGGCGATCTGAACGTGGACACCCTGGCCACCGCGGTCTCGCTGGCCAACTGTGTGCGCGCCGCCGGCGACCTGACCGGCGCGCACGAGCTGCTGGAGCGCGCGGTGATCCGGTTCCACGCGGTGCTCGGCGACGAGCACCCGTTCACCCTGGCCGCGTCGGCCGGGCTGGCCGGGGTGGTGCGGGCGGCCGGCCGGCACGCCGAGGCCCGGACCATCGACGAGGAGGTGCTCGGCGGCCTGCGGCGCAGCGTGGGCGCCGACCACCCGTTCACGCTGAGCTGTGCGAACGGGCTGGCCGCCGACCTGTTCGCGGCCGGTGAGGCGCAGCCGGGCCGGGAGCTGGCCGCGGACACGCTGCGCCGGTCAAGGGTGGTGCGCGGCGCCGACCATCCGGACACGGTGGCCTGCGCGTGGAACCTGGCGCTCGCCGATCAGGACGAGGCCGCCCAGCAGCAGGCCCTCGCGGCGCTGACCAAGGCGTACGGCGACGGCCACCCGATCTTCCAGGTGACCGCCGCCGGCAAGCGCTTGGAGACCGACATCGATCTGCCGCCGTTGTAG
- a CDS encoding GspE/PulE family protein: protein MDQTFRPLLDALKQIGIDPHAVDAAAEEAQRSGRPVRAVLINDQVVTEEQLTQAAAAAFGINTLDLVGFTPDPTALKRIPLPVVLRHRVLGLAITDGELVVGVTDPADVVALDDVRAATGMTVRPVVVARSEVRRIIEKLQREDSDLGDLADAATGDSAGMAAQQTSTDDAPIVRYVNSLIEQAVMNRASDLHLEPTEEDMRVRYRIDGVLHEVDIVPRGVMAALTSRIKIMSGVDITEKRVPQNGRITALIRDRTVDLRTATLPTVWGEKIVLRVLDTGGIDLDLRKLGFTEHNLRRFEESFSKPHGMVLVTGPTGSGKSTTLYATLGRISKPEVNVITIEDPVEYRLRGINQVQVNAKAGLTFAAVLPAILRSDPDVVLIGEIRDGTTAQIAVEAALTGHLLLSTLHTNDAPGAVTRLTEMGIEPFLVGSSLDCVLAQRLARRLCDWCKEAYQPTEEEVLGARWPLQDLAFPQVLYRPVGCRNCANTGYKGRIALHEVMPISPEIESLCIQRAAAGEIREVALAQGMYELRADGLAKAAGGLTSVREVSRVAV, encoded by the coding sequence ATGGACCAGACCTTCCGGCCTCTGCTCGATGCCCTGAAGCAGATCGGGATCGACCCGCACGCGGTCGATGCCGCGGCCGAGGAGGCACAGCGCAGCGGCCGGCCGGTGCGCGCGGTGCTGATCAACGATCAGGTGGTCACCGAGGAGCAGCTGACCCAGGCGGCCGCGGCGGCGTTCGGGATCAACACCCTGGACCTGGTCGGCTTCACCCCGGACCCGACCGCGCTGAAGCGGATCCCGCTGCCGGTGGTGCTCCGGCACCGGGTGCTCGGCCTGGCGATCACCGACGGCGAGCTGGTGGTCGGCGTGACCGACCCGGCCGACGTGGTGGCGCTGGACGACGTCCGGGCGGCGACCGGGATGACGGTACGCCCGGTGGTGGTGGCCCGCAGCGAGGTCCGCCGGATCATCGAGAAGCTGCAGCGTGAGGACAGCGACCTCGGCGACCTGGCGGACGCCGCGACCGGCGACTCGGCCGGCATGGCCGCGCAGCAGACCAGCACCGACGACGCCCCGATCGTCCGGTACGTGAACAGCCTGATCGAGCAGGCGGTGATGAACCGCGCCTCGGACCTGCACCTGGAGCCGACCGAGGAGGACATGCGGGTGCGGTACCGGATCGACGGCGTGCTGCACGAGGTGGACATCGTCCCGCGCGGCGTGATGGCCGCGCTCACCTCCCGCATCAAGATCATGTCGGGCGTCGACATCACCGAGAAGCGGGTACCGCAGAACGGCCGGATCACCGCGCTGATCCGGGACCGGACGGTGGACCTGCGTACCGCCACGCTGCCCACGGTGTGGGGCGAGAAGATCGTGCTGCGCGTGCTCGACACCGGCGGCATCGACCTGGACCTGCGCAAACTCGGGTTCACCGAGCACAACCTGCGCCGGTTCGAGGAGTCGTTCAGCAAGCCGCACGGGATGGTGCTGGTCACCGGCCCGACCGGGTCCGGCAAGTCGACCACGCTCTACGCCACGCTCGGCCGGATCAGCAAGCCGGAAGTCAACGTGATCACCATCGAGGACCCGGTCGAGTACCGGCTGCGCGGGATCAACCAGGTGCAGGTGAACGCCAAGGCCGGGCTGACCTTCGCCGCGGTGCTGCCGGCCATCCTGCGGTCCGACCCGGACGTGGTGCTGATCGGCGAGATCCGGGACGGCACCACCGCGCAGATCGCCGTCGAGGCGGCGCTCACCGGTCACCTGCTGCTCTCCACGCTGCACACCAACGACGCGCCGGGCGCGGTCACCCGGCTCACCGAGATGGGCATCGAGCCGTTCCTGGTCGGCTCGTCGCTGGACTGCGTGCTGGCCCAGCGGCTGGCGCGGCGGCTCTGCGACTGGTGCAAGGAGGCGTACCAGCCGACCGAGGAGGAGGTGCTGGGCGCCCGCTGGCCGCTGCAGGACCTCGCCTTCCCACAGGTGCTGTACCGGCCGGTGGGCTGCCGCAACTGCGCGAACACCGGGTACAAGGGCCGGATCGCGCTGCACGAGGTGATGCCGATCAGCCCGGAGATCGAGTCGCTGTGCATCCAGCGGGCCGCGGCCGGCGAGATCCGCGAGGTCGCGCTCGCCCAGGGGATGTACGAGCTGCGGGCCGACGGCCTGGCCAAGGCGGCGGGCGGGCTGACCTCGGTGCGCGAGGTGTCCCGAGTAGCAGTCTGA
- a CDS encoding MFS transporter: MRIHPAWSVAAVAFIALIGAAGFRSTPSVMLQPLHAEFGWSLGTISAAVSVNLLLYGLTAPFAAALMAKFGIRRVAAAALLLVALGSGLTVFMHQSWQLMLCWGVLVGLGTGSLALGFVATITGRWFVKHRGLVTGVLTAGGATGNLIFLPVLSRITESHGWRTAALTVSVVALLVVPLILWRLRDHPQDLGVTALGGVTEPPAKPVGNAAKAALTALRDAARTRAFWLLAGGFAICGATTNGLVGTHFIPAAHDHGMPNTTAASLLALVGLFDIVGTIASGWLTDRVDSRVLLGAYYALRGLSLLVLPSILAATAHPSMLVFILFYGLDWVATVPPTVTLCREYFGAAGPVVFGWVFASHQFGAAIAATAAGLVRDQLGAYTWAWYGAGALALLASILSLMLFAGKHLKPVAPGLGLAVPAAKA, from the coding sequence ATGCGCATCCACCCCGCCTGGTCGGTCGCCGCGGTCGCGTTCATCGCGCTGATCGGCGCGGCCGGCTTCCGCTCCACGCCGTCGGTCATGCTCCAGCCGCTGCACGCCGAGTTCGGCTGGTCGCTCGGCACCATCTCCGCCGCCGTCTCGGTGAACCTGCTGCTCTACGGCCTGACCGCGCCGTTCGCCGCGGCCCTGATGGCGAAGTTCGGGATCCGCCGGGTGGCCGCCGCCGCGCTGCTGCTGGTCGCGCTCGGCTCCGGGCTGACCGTGTTCATGCACCAGAGCTGGCAGCTGATGCTCTGCTGGGGTGTGCTGGTCGGGCTGGGCACCGGCTCGCTCGCGCTGGGCTTCGTGGCCACCATCACCGGCCGCTGGTTCGTCAAGCACCGCGGCCTGGTCACCGGGGTGCTCACGGCCGGCGGCGCGACCGGCAACCTGATCTTCCTGCCGGTGCTGTCCAGGATCACCGAGTCGCACGGCTGGCGGACCGCGGCACTCACCGTCTCGGTGGTGGCGCTGCTCGTCGTACCGCTAATTCTCTGGCGCCTCCGCGACCACCCGCAGGACCTCGGGGTGACCGCTCTCGGTGGGGTCACCGAGCCACCGGCGAAGCCGGTCGGCAATGCCGCCAAGGCCGCGCTGACCGCCCTCCGCGACGCCGCGCGGACCCGGGCCTTCTGGCTGCTCGCCGGCGGGTTCGCGATCTGCGGGGCGACCACCAACGGGCTGGTCGGCACACACTTCATCCCGGCCGCGCACGACCACGGCATGCCGAACACCACCGCGGCGAGCCTGCTCGCGCTGGTCGGCCTCTTCGACATCGTCGGCACGATCGCCTCCGGCTGGCTCACCGACCGGGTCGACAGCCGCGTCCTGCTCGGCGCCTACTACGCGCTGCGCGGCCTGTCCCTGCTGGTCCTGCCGTCGATCCTGGCCGCCACCGCGCACCCGAGCATGCTGGTCTTCATCCTCTTCTACGGCCTCGACTGGGTCGCCACCGTGCCACCCACGGTCACCCTGTGCCGCGAATACTTCGGCGCCGCCGGCCCGGTCGTCTTCGGCTGGGTCTTCGCCTCCCACCAGTTCGGCGCCGCCATCGCCGCCACCGCGGCCGGCCTGGTCCGCGACCAGCTGGGCGCCTACACCTGGGCCTGGTACGGCGCCGGCGCCCTGGCCCTGCTGGCCTCGATCCTGAGCCTGATGCTCTTCGCCGGCAAACACCTCAAACCGGTCGCGCCCGGCCTCGGCCTCGCGGTCCCGGCCGCCAAGGCCTGA
- a CDS encoding STAS domain-containing protein encodes MTTLDTAGGTTTVSLRGEIDVLTVEQVRVALGEAVAGRPGRIVVDMADVAFIDSTGLGALISGFQRARDQAIPFSLSRPSDNVRQILVLSGLLEVVQVTP; translated from the coding sequence GTGACAACGCTGGATACCGCCGGCGGCACCACCACCGTCTCGCTGCGCGGCGAGATCGACGTGCTGACCGTCGAGCAGGTCCGGGTGGCCCTCGGCGAGGCGGTCGCCGGCCGGCCCGGCCGGATCGTGGTGGACATGGCGGACGTGGCGTTCATCGACTCGACCGGGCTGGGCGCGCTGATCTCCGGCTTCCAGCGGGCCCGTGACCAGGCGATCCCCTTCTCACTCTCGCGGCCCAGCGACAACGTGCGGCAGATCCTGGTGCTCAGCGGCCTGCTTGAGGTGGTCCAGGTCACCCCTTAA